A region from the Cellvibrio sp. PSBB006 genome encodes:
- a CDS encoding IscS subfamily cysteine desulfurase translates to MKPIPESSPLRKPIYLDYAATTPVAPEVAEAMMTCMTLTGNFANPASRSHVYGWQAEEAVEDARGQVAALLHADPREIVWTSGATEANNLALKGAAARYREEHPEGGHIIVSAIEHKAVLDPAQWLEQQGFQVTRLQPDEYGRIHSSTLRDALRDDTFLVSIMHVNNELGTVNDIAELGAICRTHTHGCLFHVDAAQSAGKLALDVRDQPVDLLSLSAHKMYGPKGVGALYIRRDPAVKLAAQIHGGGHERGYRSGTLATHQCVGMGKAAELAAAQISEEPARIATLRDQLWQGIANLPGVKLNGHPEARACGHLNVAFAGCDGEMLLLSLRDLAVSTGSACNSASIAPSYVLKAIGLDDDLAHASIRFSLGRYTTTEEVSFAVEHIRQVVKHLQKH, encoded by the coding sequence GTGAAACCCATTCCTGAATCCAGCCCGTTACGCAAGCCCATTTATCTGGACTATGCCGCGACGACGCCGGTGGCGCCGGAGGTGGCGGAGGCGATGATGACCTGTATGACGCTCACCGGTAACTTTGCCAACCCGGCGTCTCGCTCCCATGTGTATGGCTGGCAAGCGGAAGAGGCTGTTGAGGATGCTCGTGGGCAAGTCGCGGCGCTGCTTCATGCCGACCCCCGCGAGATCGTCTGGACCAGTGGGGCAACCGAAGCCAACAATCTGGCGTTGAAGGGCGCGGCTGCTCGTTATCGCGAAGAGCATCCTGAAGGTGGCCATATCATTGTATCGGCCATTGAGCACAAAGCTGTGCTTGATCCCGCCCAGTGGCTGGAGCAGCAAGGTTTTCAGGTAACGCGTTTGCAACCGGATGAGTACGGTCGTATTCACAGCTCAACACTGCGTGACGCGCTACGCGATGACACCTTTCTGGTGAGCATCATGCACGTCAACAATGAGCTGGGCACAGTCAACGATATCGCTGAGTTGGGTGCAATCTGCCGTACCCATACCCATGGCTGCCTGTTTCATGTGGATGCGGCGCAAAGTGCCGGAAAACTTGCGCTGGATGTGCGAGATCAGCCAGTAGATTTGCTGTCTCTGTCGGCCCACAAGATGTATGGCCCCAAAGGCGTCGGCGCGCTTTATATACGGCGTGATCCAGCGGTCAAGCTCGCCGCACAGATTCACGGCGGCGGGCATGAACGAGGTTATCGCTCGGGTACCCTGGCGACTCATCAATGCGTTGGTATGGGTAAAGCGGCTGAACTGGCCGCTGCACAGATAAGTGAAGAGCCCGCGCGCATTGCGACCTTGCGCGATCAATTATGGCAGGGCATTGCCAACTTACCGGGGGTGAAGTTGAACGGTCATCCCGAAGCGCGTGCTTGCGGACACCTGAATGTGGCATTTGCCGGTTGCGATGGTGAGATGCTATTGCTGTCATTGCGCGATCTGGCGGTATCGACTGGCTCCGCCTGTAACTCTGCAAGCATCGCACCCAGCTATGTCTTAAAAGCCATAGGTCTGGACGATGATCTGGCACATGCCTCAATACGTTTCAGCCTAGGGCGTTACACAACAACAGAAGAGGTGAGTTTTGCCGTTGAGCACATTCGTCAGGTCGTCAAACACTTGCAAAAACACTGA
- the sufC gene encoding Fe-S cluster assembly ATPase SufC, whose product MLRITDLHARVEDKEILKGLSLTVKPGEVHAIMGPNGSGKSTLGNVLSGRQGYEVTNGSVEFNGQNLFDLETEERAREGLFLAFQYPVEIPGVSNMEFLKAAVDAKRKHQGLPELSAVEFMKLARETSKRVSLDQAFLKRGVNEGFSGGEKKRNEILQMMLLEPRLCILDETDSGLDIDALQVVANGVNAMRNEERSFIVVTHYQRLLDYIVPDYVHVLAGGRIIRSGDKELAKELEAKGYGWIESEVA is encoded by the coding sequence ATGTTGCGTATCACCGATTTGCATGCCCGGGTTGAAGATAAAGAAATTCTGAAAGGCTTGAGTCTAACGGTAAAGCCGGGCGAAGTGCATGCCATTATGGGACCAAATGGTTCCGGTAAAAGCACCTTGGGTAATGTGTTGTCTGGCCGCCAGGGTTACGAGGTTACTAACGGCAGCGTCGAGTTCAACGGACAAAATTTATTTGATCTTGAAACTGAAGAGCGTGCGCGCGAAGGTTTGTTTCTGGCATTCCAGTATCCGGTAGAAATCCCCGGTGTCAGCAATATGGAGTTTTTGAAAGCAGCGGTTGATGCCAAGCGCAAGCATCAAGGTTTGCCCGAATTGTCAGCCGTGGAATTTATGAAACTCGCGCGGGAAACCAGCAAGCGTGTCAGTCTGGATCAGGCGTTTCTGAAACGCGGTGTGAACGAAGGCTTTTCCGGCGGTGAAAAAAAGCGTAACGAAATTTTGCAAATGATGTTGCTGGAGCCGCGCTTGTGCATCCTCGATGAAACAGACTCCGGCCTGGACATTGATGCCTTGCAGGTTGTGGCTAACGGTGTGAATGCCATGCGTAATGAAGAGCGCAGTTTTATTGTTGTGACTCACTACCAGCGCCTGCTGGATTACATTGTGCCGGATTACGTTCATGTATTGGCCGGTGGCCGTATCATTCGCTCCGGCGATAAAGAATTGGCGAAAGAACTGGAAGCAAAAGGTTACGGCTGGATTGAAAGCGAGGTGGCGTAA
- the sufD gene encoding Fe-S cluster assembly protein SufD, translated as MTDFQQDAVRLAAQQQSPDWLAGLRQQAAEDWLHASWPTRKTEHWKYTPLLALQKDGFKHWAQPAGDWHKAVEFIELDATRLVFVNGVFDAASSSTLPDGVVHFRDATDAARAVIQQHLGKVVDAERHLFATLSNAWVADGVLVHVPRNQTLEKPIYIVHVSTPGVEPAIANQRVLVVLDESARAEVIEHYVSTDATQNGFVNSLSEIVVGDNAELQHYRLNLEEENLLHLGGVHVNLLRNARLRGFTLAQGSRLKRIDYQVNHRGAGADLNLQGIYLPRNNQMVDYHTNVQHCVPHCTTSEIFRGIIADSAHAVFNGRIHIFPDAQKTLAELSNKNLLTSNKAEVDTKPELEIYADDVKCAHGATVSQLNATALYYLQSRGVSRQEAEVMMSFGFINELLQDIAEPAVQDYLLPRLARLFGRDSELLQHLHHD; from the coding sequence ATGACTGACTTTCAACAAGACGCCGTGCGTTTGGCGGCACAGCAACAAAGTCCCGACTGGCTCGCCGGTTTGCGTCAACAGGCGGCAGAGGATTGGCTGCACGCGTCCTGGCCAACCCGCAAGACGGAGCATTGGAAATATACGCCGTTACTGGCTTTGCAAAAAGATGGTTTTAAACACTGGGCGCAACCCGCCGGTGATTGGCACAAGGCGGTTGAATTTATTGAATTGGATGCAACCAGACTGGTGTTCGTCAATGGTGTCTTTGATGCAGCCAGTTCGAGCACGCTACCGGACGGCGTGGTTCATTTCCGCGATGCAACCGATGCTGCGCGCGCAGTCATTCAACAGCATCTGGGTAAAGTGGTTGATGCTGAGCGGCATCTGTTTGCCACACTCAGCAATGCCTGGGTTGCCGATGGCGTACTGGTCCATGTACCGCGCAACCAGACACTCGAAAAACCAATTTATATTGTCCATGTTTCAACGCCGGGTGTTGAACCGGCTATTGCTAACCAGCGTGTGCTGGTTGTATTGGATGAAAGCGCCCGCGCAGAAGTTATCGAGCATTATGTATCGACGGATGCTACACAAAACGGTTTTGTTAACAGCCTCAGTGAAATTGTTGTGGGCGACAATGCGGAGTTGCAGCATTATCGTTTGAATCTCGAAGAAGAAAACCTGCTTCACTTGGGTGGCGTGCATGTGAATTTGCTGCGCAACGCTCGTCTGCGTGGATTCACCCTTGCACAGGGGAGCCGTTTGAAGCGCATTGATTATCAGGTTAATCACCGGGGTGCGGGTGCGGATCTGAATTTGCAAGGTATTTACCTGCCGCGCAATAACCAAATGGTGGATTACCACACCAATGTGCAGCACTGCGTACCCCATTGCACCACCAGCGAAATCTTTCGCGGCATTATTGCGGACTCTGCGCACGCTGTTTTTAATGGTCGGATTCACATTTTTCCGGATGCCCAGAAAACCCTGGCGGAGCTGAGTAATAAAAACTTGTTAACCTCGAACAAGGCCGAGGTTGATACCAAGCCGGAGCTCGAAATTTACGCGGACGATGTGAAGTGCGCCCACGGTGCGACGGTTAGCCAATTAAATGCCACGGCGCTGTATTACCTGCAAAGTCGCGGTGTATCGCGGCAGGAAGCGGAAGTCATGATGAGCTTTGGGTTTATCAATGAGTTATTGCAGGATATCGCGGAACCCGCCGTACAGGATTACCTGTTGCCTCGCCTGGCCCGTTTATTCGGACGCGATAGCGAACTTTTACAACATTTACACCATGACTGA
- the iscR gene encoding Fe-S cluster assembly transcriptional regulator IscR yields the protein MRLTTKGRYAVTAMLDLALHSEQGPVSLADISARQGISLSYLEQLFAKLRRFKLVRSVRGPGGGYCLVGCTTDISIAQVVDAVSESLDATRCEGKGNCQDGEVCLTHHLWQDLSVQIHHFLDGISLADLVARGDIQQVRQRQDDRLQQVKPLYDAERHIACSEIL from the coding sequence ATGAGACTGACGACCAAAGGCCGCTATGCGGTGACGGCGATGCTGGATCTTGCGCTTCACAGCGAGCAGGGGCCGGTGAGCCTTGCTGATATCTCGGCCCGCCAGGGCATCTCCTTATCTTACCTGGAGCAACTTTTTGCCAAATTGCGTCGTTTCAAATTGGTCCGCAGTGTACGCGGCCCCGGCGGTGGTTACTGTCTAGTGGGCTGCACGACTGACATTTCTATTGCGCAGGTGGTCGATGCGGTGAGTGAGTCGCTGGATGCTACCCGCTGTGAAGGCAAAGGCAATTGTCAGGATGGCGAAGTCTGTCTTACTCACCACCTGTGGCAGGATCTCAGCGTGCAAATCCATCATTTTCTGGATGGTATTTCCCTCGCTGATCTGGTGGCACGGGGCGATATCCAGCAGGTGCGCCAGCGGCAGGACGACCGTTTGCAGCAGGTTAAACCCTTATATGATGCCGAGCGTCATATTGCATGCAGTGAAATTCTCTAA
- the sufB gene encoding Fe-S cluster assembly protein SufB: MTEQVEHLIKREYAAGFHTTIDSETLPPGLNEEVVRFISARKNEPEWLLDWRLKAFRAWQEMEEPTWAHVHYPPIDFQAVSYYSAPKSMADKPKSLDEVDPELLKTYEKLGIPLHEQAVLAGVAMDVVFDSVSVVTTFREKLEEAGVLFCSISEAVQKYPELIKKYIGSVVPQKDNYYAALNSAVFSDGSFVYIPKGVRCPMELSTYFRINEQNTGQFERTLIVADEGSYVSYLEGCTAPMRDENQLHAAVVELVALDNAEIKYSTVQNWYPGNEEGKGGIYNFVTKRGVCHTSAKISWTQVETGSAITWKYPSCVLRGDNSVGEFYSVALTNNFQQADTGTKMIHIGKNTRSTIISKGISAGRSSNAYRGLVRMNPGAEGARNYTQCDSLLIGDKCGAHTFPYIESKNPTAVIEHEATTSKVSEDQLFLCQQRGLDAEKAVSMIVNGFCREVFKELPMEFAVEAGKLLEVSLEGSVG; encoded by the coding sequence ATGACTGAACAAGTTGAACATCTGATCAAGCGCGAATACGCCGCCGGATTCCACACAACGATTGATTCAGAGACCCTGCCGCCGGGCCTGAATGAAGAAGTTGTTCGCTTTATTTCGGCTCGCAAAAATGAACCGGAATGGCTGTTGGATTGGCGATTAAAAGCCTTCCGTGCCTGGCAGGAAATGGAAGAACCCACATGGGCTCATGTACATTATCCGCCCATTGATTTTCAGGCAGTGTCTTACTATTCCGCACCCAAAAGCATGGCGGATAAACCGAAAAGCCTGGACGAAGTTGATCCGGAATTATTGAAAACCTATGAAAAACTCGGCATCCCGCTGCACGAACAAGCAGTATTGGCCGGTGTGGCCATGGACGTGGTGTTTGATTCGGTATCGGTGGTGACTACCTTCCGTGAAAAACTGGAAGAAGCCGGCGTGTTGTTTTGTTCTATCAGTGAAGCGGTGCAGAAATATCCGGAGCTGATCAAGAAATATATCGGTTCCGTGGTGCCGCAAAAAGACAACTACTACGCTGCACTGAATTCGGCAGTGTTTTCTGACGGTTCCTTTGTGTACATCCCCAAAGGCGTGCGCTGTCCCATGGAGTTGTCGACATATTTTCGTATCAATGAACAAAATACCGGGCAGTTTGAGCGCACGTTAATTGTTGCTGATGAAGGCTCCTATGTCAGTTATCTGGAAGGTTGCACTGCGCCTATGCGCGATGAAAATCAATTGCACGCAGCGGTGGTAGAACTGGTTGCACTGGATAATGCAGAGATCAAATATTCCACCGTACAGAATTGGTACCCCGGCAACGAAGAAGGCAAGGGCGGCATCTACAACTTTGTGACCAAGCGCGGTGTGTGCCACACCAGTGCCAAGATTTCCTGGACCCAGGTGGAAACCGGTTCGGCGATTACCTGGAAGTATCCCAGTTGTGTGTTGCGTGGTGATAACAGCGTAGGTGAATTTTATTCGGTGGCGCTCACTAATAATTTTCAGCAGGCGGATACCGGTACCAAGATGATCCACATCGGTAAAAACACCCGCTCGACTATTATCTCCAAAGGTATTTCCGCCGGGCGCAGTTCCAATGCTTATCGCGGCTTGGTGCGGATGAATCCCGGTGCGGAAGGTGCGCGCAATTATACCCAGTGTGATTCACTGCTGATTGGCGATAAATGTGGCGCACATACGTTTCCGTACATTGAAAGTAAAAATCCCACAGCGGTAATTGAACACGAGGCGACCACCTCCAAGGTCAGTGAGGATCAACTGTTCCTGTGCCAACAACGCGGTCTCGATGCAGAAAAAGCGGTGTCTATGATCGTCAATGGTTTTTGTCGCGAAGTCTTCAAAGAGTTGCCGATGGAATTTGCGGTAGAGGCGGGTAAGTTACTTGAAGTCAGTCTGGAAGGTTCGGTTGGTTGA
- a CDS encoding aminotransferase class V-fold PLP-dependent enzyme: MTDMTSIATLGFDVERIRQDFPILHQQVNGHPLVYLDNAATTQKPNAVIDAIANYYREDNSNVHRGAHTLADRATAKFEAARITVARFINAPVINGSAKQILWTRGTTESINLVAASWGRSQLNAGDRVLVSAMEHHSNIVPWQMVAQEKGATVEPIPVDASGTLDLQAFAAMLDERVKMVSVGQVSNALGTINPVEDIIRLAHAVGAKVLVDGAQAVSHWPVDVQALDCDFYAFSAHKVFGPTGLGVLYGKLDLLESMPPYQGGGEMIETVSFACTTYNQLPYKFEAGTPDISGAIGLAAAIDYLNQLDRRAAAAHEQALLRYAEEKARATDGIRLVGTAGNKTSVMSFLLEGAHPHDLGMLLDKQGVAVRTGNHCAQPLMDQFGIPGTVRASFSFYNTFAEVDRLFAALDKAKTFLL; encoded by the coding sequence ATGACTGATATGACCAGCATTGCAACCCTCGGCTTTGATGTCGAACGCATACGCCAGGATTTTCCGATCCTGCATCAGCAGGTGAACGGTCACCCTTTGGTGTATCTGGATAATGCTGCAACCACGCAAAAACCCAATGCGGTGATTGACGCGATAGCTAACTATTACCGTGAAGACAACAGCAATGTACATCGCGGCGCACACACGCTGGCTGATCGTGCCACCGCAAAATTTGAAGCTGCGCGCATCACGGTAGCCAGGTTTATTAATGCTCCCGTCATTAACGGATCTGCCAAACAAATTTTGTGGACGCGCGGCACGACTGAAAGTATCAACCTGGTGGCGGCCAGTTGGGGGCGCAGCCAGTTAAACGCTGGTGACCGGGTGCTGGTTTCGGCGATGGAGCATCATTCCAACATCGTTCCCTGGCAGATGGTCGCGCAGGAAAAGGGTGCAACCGTTGAGCCGATTCCGGTGGATGCCAGTGGCACTCTGGATTTGCAAGCCTTTGCCGCCATGCTCGATGAGCGGGTCAAGATGGTGTCGGTTGGCCAGGTATCCAACGCCCTGGGCACCATTAATCCGGTCGAAGATATCATTCGTCTTGCTCACGCTGTGGGTGCAAAGGTGCTGGTTGATGGTGCCCAGGCGGTCAGCCATTGGCCGGTGGATGTGCAGGCGCTGGATTGCGATTTTTATGCATTCTCCGCCCATAAAGTTTTCGGGCCGACGGGTTTGGGTGTGCTTTACGGCAAGCTGGATCTTCTTGAATCCATGCCTCCTTACCAGGGCGGCGGTGAGATGATCGAAACGGTCAGCTTTGCCTGCACAACCTACAACCAGTTGCCCTATAAATTTGAAGCAGGTACGCCGGATATTTCTGGTGCTATCGGCTTGGCTGCCGCCATCGATTATCTGAATCAGCTGGACCGGCGCGCCGCAGCGGCTCATGAGCAAGCACTGCTTCGTTACGCAGAAGAAAAAGCGCGTGCTACTGACGGTATTCGATTGGTAGGCACGGCAGGAAACAAAACCAGTGTGATGAGTTTTTTGCTGGAGGGTGCGCATCCCCATGATTTGGGAATGCTACTCGATAAACAAGGTGTGGCTGTACGCACTGGCAACCACTGCGCTCAGCCCTTGATGGATCAATTCGGTATTCCGGGCACCGTGCGCGCCAGTTTCAGTTTCTATAACACCTTTGCCGAGGTGGATCGTCTTTTTGCCGCCTTGGACAAAGCCAAAACCTTCTTACTTTAA